A stretch of Corallococcus macrosporus DNA encodes these proteins:
- a CDS encoding aldehyde dehydrogenase family protein, which yields MRVVSVEEALVPGDLQAVFDRLQARRWELAKTGPKERLARLEKLKALLLERREELADALHEDFHKPPAEVEATEILPVLLELAHVQKHLKAWMKPRKVGAPLLLAGTKSEVHPEPKGVVLILAPWNYPFHLLVSPLVAAVAAGNAVVCKPSEKTPGTARFIAQLLRDVFPQDEVALVEGGPEVGEALLRLPFDHFFFTGGPRVGRRVMEAAARHLAGVTLELGGKSPVIVDASADVDAAAERIVWGKFLNAGQTCIAPDHVWVHASKEEALLAGMKAALERFYGKTEEARRATPDFCRMVDDGAFKRVRGLLDESVTQGARVVAGGGVHAETRYIAPTVLADVTPESAVMDEEIFGPLLPVLRFESLDEVVTHVRAGGKPLAMYVFSHEEATVERLLKETSAGGTVVNNVVLHNVNPHLPFGGIGQSGLGAYHGEAGFKAFSHERAVVRQGRTAFTNLFFPPYRGKAQRLARLASKLFE from the coding sequence ATGCGCGTGGTGTCAGTGGAGGAGGCCCTGGTCCCGGGTGACCTGCAGGCGGTGTTCGACCGCCTCCAGGCGCGCCGCTGGGAGCTGGCGAAGACGGGGCCGAAGGAGCGCCTCGCGCGGCTGGAGAAGCTCAAGGCGCTGCTCTTGGAGCGGCGCGAGGAGCTGGCGGACGCGCTGCACGAGGACTTCCACAAGCCGCCCGCGGAGGTGGAGGCGACGGAAATCCTCCCCGTGCTGCTGGAGCTGGCGCACGTGCAGAAGCACCTGAAGGCGTGGATGAAGCCGCGCAAGGTGGGGGCGCCGCTGCTGCTCGCGGGCACGAAGAGCGAGGTGCATCCGGAGCCCAAGGGCGTGGTGCTCATCCTCGCGCCGTGGAACTACCCCTTCCACCTGCTGGTGTCGCCGCTGGTGGCGGCGGTGGCGGCGGGCAACGCCGTCGTGTGCAAGCCCAGTGAGAAGACGCCGGGCACGGCGCGCTTCATCGCCCAGCTGCTGCGGGACGTGTTTCCGCAGGACGAAGTCGCGCTGGTGGAGGGCGGACCGGAGGTGGGCGAGGCGCTGCTGCGGCTGCCCTTCGACCACTTCTTCTTCACGGGCGGGCCGCGCGTGGGCCGCCGCGTGATGGAGGCGGCGGCGCGGCACCTGGCGGGCGTGACGCTGGAGTTGGGCGGCAAGTCACCGGTCATCGTGGATGCGTCCGCGGACGTGGACGCGGCGGCGGAGCGCATCGTCTGGGGGAAGTTCCTCAACGCGGGGCAGACGTGCATCGCGCCGGACCACGTCTGGGTGCACGCGTCGAAGGAGGAGGCGCTGCTGGCGGGGATGAAGGCCGCGCTGGAGCGCTTCTACGGCAAGACGGAGGAGGCGCGGCGGGCGACGCCGGACTTCTGCCGGATGGTGGATGACGGCGCGTTCAAGCGCGTGAGAGGCCTGCTGGACGAATCCGTGACGCAGGGAGCGCGCGTGGTGGCGGGAGGCGGCGTGCACGCGGAGACGCGCTACATCGCGCCCACGGTGCTGGCGGACGTGACGCCGGAGTCGGCGGTGATGGACGAGGAGATCTTCGGGCCGCTGTTGCCGGTGCTGCGCTTCGAGTCACTCGACGAGGTGGTGACGCACGTGCGCGCGGGCGGCAAGCCGCTGGCCATGTATGTCTTCAGCCACGAAGAGGCCACGGTGGAGCGCCTGCTCAAGGAGACGAGCGCGGGCGGCACCGTGGTGAACAACGTGGTGTTGCACAACGTGAACCCGCACCTGCCCTTCGGAGGCATCGGGCAGAGCGGGCTGGGCGCGTATCACGGCGAGGCGGGCTTCAAGGCCTTCAGCCACGAGCGCGCGGTCGTGCGGCAGGGCCGCACGGCCTTCACGAACCTCTTCTTCCCGCCGTACCGGGGCAAGGCCCAGCGCCTGGCCCGGCTCGCGAGCAAGCTGTTCGAATAA
- a CDS encoding ABC-F family ATP-binding cassette domain-containing protein produces MIRLDNIGKQHGQQILFIEASAALHKGEKVGLVGPNGAGKTTLFRMMTGQEYPDEGQVSIDRGVTIGYFSQDVGEMDGRSAVTEVMDGAGPVSTVAAEMKELEAAMGDPDQADNMEKLVERYGVAQGRFEELGGYALEGRAREILAGLGFSEEMMDGDVGKLSGGWKMRVALARILLMRPDAMFLDEPSNHLDLESLIWLEGFLKGYEGALLMTSHDREFMNRIVTKVVEIDGGSLTTYSGNYDFYEGQRAQNEAQQQAQYERQQAMLAKEIKFIERFKARASHAAQVQSRVKKLEKIEKVEPPKRRSTVLFEFQPPPRSGDDVVNLKNVCKGYGKRTIYDGLDFLVRRAERWCVMGVNGAGKSTLLKLVTGTTQPDEGTVALGGSVKMGYFAQHAMDLLDGEKTVFEQLSDAFPRAGQGSLRALAGCFGFSGDEVEKKCRVLSGGEKARLVMAQMLYDPPNFLVLDEPTNHLDMGTKEMLITALSRYEGTMLFVSHDRHFLGALSNRVLELTPDGIHKYGGGYTEYVARTGHEAPGLRS; encoded by the coding sequence ATGATCCGTCTCGACAACATTGGCAAGCAACACGGTCAGCAGATCCTCTTCATCGAGGCGTCGGCCGCGCTCCACAAGGGCGAAAAGGTGGGCCTGGTGGGCCCGAACGGCGCGGGCAAGACGACGCTGTTCCGGATGATGACCGGCCAGGAGTACCCGGACGAGGGACAGGTCTCCATCGACCGTGGCGTCACCATTGGCTACTTCAGCCAGGACGTCGGTGAGATGGACGGCCGCAGCGCCGTGACCGAGGTCATGGACGGCGCGGGCCCGGTGAGCACCGTCGCGGCGGAGATGAAGGAGCTGGAAGCCGCCATGGGTGACCCGGACCAGGCGGACAACATGGAGAAGCTCGTCGAGCGCTACGGCGTCGCGCAGGGCCGCTTCGAGGAGCTGGGCGGGTACGCGCTGGAGGGCCGCGCGCGCGAAATCCTCGCGGGCCTGGGCTTCAGCGAGGAGATGATGGACGGCGACGTGGGCAAGCTGTCCGGCGGTTGGAAGATGCGCGTGGCCCTGGCCCGCATCCTCCTGATGCGCCCGGACGCCATGTTCCTGGACGAGCCCTCCAACCACCTGGACCTGGAGTCGCTCATCTGGCTGGAGGGCTTCCTCAAGGGGTACGAGGGCGCGCTCCTGATGACGTCGCACGACCGCGAGTTCATGAACCGCATCGTGACGAAGGTGGTCGAGATCGACGGCGGCTCGCTGACGACGTACTCGGGCAACTACGACTTCTACGAGGGCCAGCGCGCGCAGAACGAGGCGCAGCAGCAGGCGCAGTACGAGCGCCAGCAGGCGATGCTCGCGAAGGAGATCAAGTTCATCGAGCGCTTCAAGGCCCGCGCGTCGCACGCCGCGCAGGTGCAGAGCCGGGTGAAGAAGCTGGAGAAGATTGAAAAGGTGGAGCCGCCCAAGCGCCGCTCCACGGTGCTCTTCGAGTTCCAGCCGCCGCCGCGCTCCGGTGACGACGTGGTGAACCTGAAGAACGTCTGCAAGGGCTACGGCAAGCGGACCATCTACGACGGTCTGGACTTCCTGGTGCGCCGCGCGGAGCGCTGGTGCGTGATGGGCGTGAACGGCGCGGGCAAGTCCACGCTGCTCAAGCTGGTGACGGGCACGACGCAGCCGGATGAGGGCACGGTGGCGCTGGGTGGCAGCGTGAAGATGGGCTACTTCGCGCAGCACGCCATGGACCTGCTGGACGGAGAGAAGACAGTCTTCGAGCAGCTCTCCGACGCGTTCCCCCGCGCGGGCCAGGGTTCGCTGCGCGCGCTGGCGGGCTGCTTCGGCTTCAGCGGCGACGAGGTGGAGAAGAAGTGCCGGGTGCTGTCGGGTGGTGAGAAGGCGCGTCTGGTGATGGCGCAGATGCTCTACGACCCGCCGAACTTCCTGGTGCTGGACGAGCCCACGAACCACCTGGACATGGGCACGAAGGAGATGCTGATCACCGCGCTGTCGCGCTACGAGGGCACGATGCTCTTCGTGTCCCACGACCGGCACTTCCTGGGCGCCCTCTCCAACCGCGTGCTGGAGCTGACGCCGGACGGCATCCACAAGTACGGCGGCGGCTACACCGAGTACGTCGCACGCACGGGCCACGAAGCCCCGGGTCTGCGCAGCTAG
- a CDS encoding cupin domain-containing protein translates to MPTLIPKPIRVTAVGNKPKLIDEYVGRVNSKTSNISVAHMRSPGGWEEPGQTPEFREITLVLAGMLRVEHKGGVMDVHAGQTVVCEPGEWVRYSTPEEEGAEYVAICTPAFSPGTVHRDA, encoded by the coding sequence ATGCCCACGCTCATCCCGAAGCCCATCCGTGTGACGGCGGTGGGCAACAAGCCGAAGCTCATCGACGAGTACGTCGGCAGGGTGAACTCCAAGACGTCCAACATCAGCGTGGCGCACATGCGCAGCCCGGGCGGCTGGGAGGAGCCGGGTCAGACGCCCGAGTTCCGTGAAATCACCCTGGTGCTCGCGGGCATGCTGCGCGTGGAGCACAAGGGCGGGGTGATGGACGTGCACGCCGGCCAGACCGTGGTGTGCGAGCCCGGCGAGTGGGTCCGCTACAGCACCCCCGAGGAGGAGGGCGCGGAGTACGTGGCCATCTGCACCCCGGCGTTCTCCCCGGGCACCGTGCACCGGGACGCCTGA
- a CDS encoding phenylalanine--tRNA ligase beta subunit-related protein, producing MLTVDNHPLLDLIAFTSSFPAPLGDLPAPDWLQALLKPGATAPLQSDDAVRGAVRDLLRHGGYKPTGRGKPASEYLVRASGDGTLGTINAAVDACNAVSLHSGLPISVVDLDKAQAPFRVSTAIQGDHYVFNASGQTIDLEGLLCLFDAQGPCANAVKDAQRTKTDATTRRTLTLLWGTKELKGHTERAFTWYRELLERLGATVEPVR from the coding sequence GTGCTGACCGTCGACAACCATCCCCTCCTCGACCTCATCGCCTTCACCTCCTCCTTTCCCGCCCCCCTGGGAGACCTGCCCGCGCCCGACTGGCTGCAGGCCCTGCTGAAGCCGGGCGCCACCGCGCCCCTCCAGAGCGACGACGCCGTGCGGGGCGCCGTGCGCGACCTGCTCCGCCACGGCGGCTACAAGCCCACGGGCCGGGGCAAGCCCGCGTCCGAGTACCTGGTGCGCGCCTCCGGTGACGGCACCCTGGGCACCATCAACGCCGCGGTGGACGCGTGCAATGCCGTGTCGCTGCACAGCGGCCTGCCCATCAGCGTGGTGGACCTGGACAAGGCCCAAGCGCCCTTCCGCGTCTCCACCGCCATCCAGGGCGACCACTACGTCTTCAACGCCTCGGGGCAGACCATCGACCTGGAGGGGCTCCTGTGCCTCTTCGACGCGCAGGGCCCGTGCGCCAACGCGGTGAAGGACGCCCAGCGCACCAAGACGGACGCCACCACGCGCCGCACCCTCACGCTGCTGTGGGGCACGAAGGAATTGAAGGGCCACACCGAGCGCGCCTTCACCTGGTACCGCGAGCTGCTGGAGCGCCTGGGCGCCACCGTCGAGCCCGTGCGCTGA
- a CDS encoding gluconokinase produces MVVIVMGVSGTGKSTVGRALADRLGWTFVDADDLHSVENRRKMAAGTALTDVDRQPWLELLRARMEKALDQHEDLVLAFSGLKQLYRARLTVDAARERWVYLTASESLIRERLQKRLGHFMPASLLRSQLETLEVPEDAFTVDVTDPPDVVVQRVLDGLGLKPR; encoded by the coding sequence ATGGTGGTCATCGTCATGGGCGTTTCAGGGACCGGGAAGTCCACGGTGGGCCGGGCGCTCGCGGACCGGCTGGGGTGGACGTTCGTGGACGCGGACGACCTGCACTCGGTGGAGAACCGCCGGAAGATGGCCGCGGGCACGGCGCTGACGGACGTGGACCGGCAGCCGTGGCTGGAGCTGTTGCGCGCGCGGATGGAGAAGGCGCTGGATCAGCACGAGGACCTGGTGCTGGCGTTCTCCGGCCTCAAGCAGCTCTACCGCGCCAGGCTCACCGTGGACGCCGCGCGCGAGCGCTGGGTGTACCTGACCGCGTCCGAGTCCCTCATCCGCGAGCGGCTCCAGAAGCGCCTGGGACACTTCATGCCCGCGTCGCTGCTGCGGAGCCAGCTGGAGACGCTGGAGGTGCCCGAGGACGCGTTCACCGTGGACGTGACCGACCCGCCGGACGTCGTGGTCCAGCGCGTCCTGGACGGGCTGGGGTTGAAGCCCCGCTAG
- a CDS encoding neutral/alkaline ceramidase yields MRTLNARLVPVLGLLLGTVLALGPGASPRLPTADAAEMPAGPAANACANSANFLIGAARSDITGPAAEVGMMGYAQVGQKTEGIHLRLYSRAFVIASPCNGRRVAFVSADLGMVFQAVKQQVVERLRAKLGDTFSDDNVLLSATHTHSGPGGFSHYTLYNLTTFGFVPQNFEAIVSGITDSILRANARLAEGSLRLASGDLRGASANRSPEAYLRNPEAERARYPDNVDTRMTLLRMTGADGRELGLVNWFAVHATSFGNTNHYISGDNKGLAAHAFEVGQGGLTPGGPDSFVAAFANSNEGDVTPNILGGTNGGGANDFEDAALSAKKQYDFAAHLWATAAMPVMGGVDYRHAYVKMDAVDVAPTFADGTAHRTCPAAIGLSMIAGAEDGPGFGSEGATCESVHDVWTQFTCAAVTTPCQGEKPIVLEMGAMKPYPWSPEVLPLQLVTVGPLALVAVPFEMTTMAGRRLRDTVRAQLQGAGVTDVVIAGPANDYSGYVATREEYARQDYEGASTHFGPWTLAALQQSFTGLATRLREGAPVAPGPTPRDLRKAVVGLQPGVVFDDKLLWVDFGAVAEEAKASYARGDTASVTFWGGHPRNDLKLGGTYLRVQRRQADGVWRDVAHDGEGGALYHWQREYCVPTLACSKVRIDWPIPPDTPPGTYRLVHEGNWKSGWDGRVHPYSGNSRPFTVR; encoded by the coding sequence ATGCGCACGCTGAACGCTCGCCTTGTCCCCGTGCTCGGGCTGCTGCTGGGCACCGTGCTGGCGCTGGGGCCGGGGGCTTCCCCGAGGCTGCCCACGGCGGACGCGGCCGAAATGCCCGCCGGGCCCGCGGCGAACGCGTGCGCGAACTCCGCGAACTTCCTCATCGGCGCGGCGCGCTCGGACATCACCGGCCCCGCGGCGGAGGTGGGGATGATGGGCTACGCGCAGGTGGGCCAGAAGACGGAGGGCATCCACCTGCGGCTGTACTCGCGCGCGTTCGTCATCGCCTCGCCGTGCAACGGCCGGCGCGTGGCCTTTGTCAGCGCGGACCTGGGCATGGTGTTCCAGGCGGTGAAGCAGCAGGTGGTGGAGCGGCTGCGCGCGAAGCTGGGGGACACGTTCTCCGACGACAACGTGCTGCTCAGCGCCACGCACACGCACTCCGGGCCGGGCGGCTTCAGCCACTACACGCTCTACAACCTGACCACCTTCGGCTTCGTGCCCCAGAACTTCGAGGCCATCGTCTCCGGCATCACGGACTCCATCCTGCGCGCGAACGCCCGGCTGGCCGAGGGCTCGCTGCGGCTGGCCTCGGGCGACCTGCGCGGCGCCAGCGCCAACCGCTCACCGGAGGCCTACCTGCGCAACCCGGAGGCCGAGCGCGCCCGCTATCCCGACAACGTGGACACCCGCATGACGCTGCTGCGGATGACGGGCGCGGACGGGCGCGAGCTGGGGCTCGTCAACTGGTTCGCGGTGCACGCCACGTCCTTCGGCAACACGAACCACTACATCAGCGGCGACAACAAGGGGCTCGCGGCGCACGCGTTCGAGGTGGGGCAGGGCGGGCTGACGCCTGGAGGCCCGGACAGCTTCGTCGCGGCGTTCGCCAACTCGAATGAAGGCGACGTCACGCCCAACATCCTGGGCGGCACCAACGGCGGCGGCGCGAACGACTTCGAGGACGCGGCCCTCTCCGCGAAGAAGCAGTACGACTTCGCCGCGCACCTGTGGGCCACCGCCGCGATGCCCGTGATGGGTGGCGTGGACTACCGGCACGCCTACGTGAAGATGGACGCGGTGGACGTCGCGCCCACGTTCGCGGATGGCACCGCGCACCGCACCTGCCCCGCGGCCATCGGCCTGTCCATGATCGCGGGCGCGGAGGACGGGCCCGGCTTCGGTTCGGAAGGGGCGACGTGCGAGTCCGTGCACGACGTGTGGACCCAGTTCACCTGCGCCGCCGTCACCACGCCCTGCCAGGGGGAGAAGCCCATCGTCCTGGAGATGGGCGCGATGAAGCCCTACCCGTGGTCGCCGGAGGTGCTGCCGCTGCAGCTGGTGACGGTGGGACCGCTGGCCCTGGTGGCGGTGCCCTTCGAGATGACCACCATGGCGGGCCGGCGGCTGCGCGACACGGTGCGCGCGCAGCTGCAGGGCGCGGGCGTGACGGACGTGGTCATCGCGGGGCCGGCCAATGACTACTCGGGCTACGTGGCTACGCGCGAGGAGTACGCGCGCCAGGACTACGAGGGCGCGTCCACGCACTTCGGCCCGTGGACGCTGGCGGCGCTACAGCAGTCCTTCACGGGGCTCGCGACCCGCCTGCGCGAAGGGGCGCCCGTGGCGCCCGGGCCCACGCCGCGCGACCTGCGCAAGGCGGTGGTGGGGCTGCAGCCCGGCGTGGTGTTCGACGACAAGCTGCTGTGGGTGGACTTCGGCGCCGTGGCGGAGGAGGCGAAGGCGTCCTACGCGCGCGGCGACACCGCGAGCGTCACCTTCTGGGGCGGCCATCCGCGCAATGACCTGAAGCTGGGCGGCACCTACCTGCGCGTGCAGCGGAGGCAGGCGGACGGCGTGTGGCGGGACGTGGCGCACGACGGGGAGGGCGGCGCGCTGTACCACTGGCAGCGCGAGTACTGCGTGCCCACGCTCGCGTGCTCGAAGGTGCGCATCGACTGGCCCATCCCGCCGGACACGCCGCCGGGCACCTACCGGCTGGTGCACGAGGGCAACTGGAAGTCCGGCTGGGACGGGCGCGTGCACCCGTACTCGGGGAACTCGCGCCCGTTCACCGTGCGGTAG
- a CDS encoding ATP-binding protein: MAESVSFVLKEAAVSQEQRETGNVAAPGQSSVASDLVDTRRFLRAGSLLREVLFELDAAGRLILASPAWERLVGAPVHAWTGRALVELFHPEDRDQARALLRTASARTDVPSRLELRLSSGGPQPRWVELSATGDPEHLGGVLGTLVDVTPRRLAEEAAATRERYLGAMVEVQRRLLAPEAAADLYNSILEPLGRVAGASRAYVFEFHRDASGRMLQSQRAEWCAPGISRELDNPDTQAWPVDQAFVLQQLEQLHRGEAVQGKPEDFGADNARVLVAQGIRSLLVLPLVVHGEPFGFIGFDNCDDARPWSHVEVKLLSGAAGALSLALEQHTTDALRMRTETALRRTEAGFHLLIEGFPDPVVVHTTDGMLLSVNPAMANYLGYQDPAELLGRHLLGLVRREDQEVARRHLEEAQDGALAARSHEVPLVRRDGQVVSADLVTLGVLFDGVPARVTVARDFTERKRMQAQLMLGDRLASMGMLAAGIAHELNNPLSYVLSNLEFLHRALGPMPRPLGTEELLEYQQVLDDAREGSERMRQIVRQLKVFSRVDDAHEEAVDVHRVLDSVAQMAASEIRPRARLVKQYGTVPTVRANEGKLFQVFLNLVINAAHAIPEGFTDEHEIRLITRVDDDGRILVDVRDTGRGIAPELLRRIFDPFFTTKAPGQGTGLGLSICDTIVRALGGSIAAESTPGHGATFRVTLHASRPSRAA, encoded by the coding sequence ATGGCTGAGTCCGTTTCATTCGTGCTGAAGGAGGCCGCGGTGTCGCAGGAGCAACGCGAGACGGGAAACGTCGCCGCGCCGGGGCAGTCCTCCGTGGCGAGCGACCTCGTGGACACCCGTCGCTTCCTGCGAGCGGGCTCCCTTCTTCGCGAGGTGCTCTTCGAGCTGGACGCCGCGGGCCGCCTCATCCTGGCGAGCCCCGCCTGGGAGCGCCTGGTGGGCGCACCCGTGCACGCGTGGACCGGCCGCGCCCTGGTGGAGCTGTTCCACCCGGAGGACCGCGACCAGGCGCGCGCGCTGCTGCGCACGGCGAGCGCGCGCACGGACGTGCCCTCGCGGCTGGAGCTGCGGCTGTCGTCGGGCGGCCCCCAGCCGCGCTGGGTGGAGCTGTCCGCGACGGGTGACCCGGAGCACCTGGGCGGCGTGCTGGGCACGCTGGTGGACGTCACGCCGCGCAGGCTGGCGGAAGAGGCCGCCGCCACGCGTGAGCGCTACCTGGGCGCGATGGTGGAGGTGCAGCGGCGGCTGCTCGCGCCGGAGGCCGCCGCGGACCTCTACAACTCCATCCTGGAGCCGCTGGGCCGCGTCGCGGGCGCCAGCCGCGCCTACGTCTTCGAGTTCCACCGCGACGCCTCCGGCCGGATGCTCCAGTCCCAGCGCGCGGAGTGGTGCGCGCCCGGCATCTCGCGCGAGCTGGACAACCCGGACACGCAGGCGTGGCCGGTGGATCAGGCCTTCGTGCTGCAACAGCTGGAGCAGCTGCACCGGGGCGAGGCCGTGCAGGGCAAGCCGGAGGACTTCGGCGCGGACAACGCGCGGGTGCTGGTGGCGCAGGGCATCCGCTCGCTGCTGGTGCTGCCCCTGGTGGTGCACGGCGAGCCGTTCGGCTTCATCGGCTTCGACAACTGCGACGACGCGCGGCCCTGGTCGCACGTGGAGGTGAAGCTGCTCTCCGGCGCGGCCGGCGCGCTGTCGCTGGCGCTGGAGCAGCACACCACGGACGCGCTGCGCATGCGCACGGAGACGGCGCTGCGCCGCACGGAGGCGGGCTTCCACCTGCTCATCGAAGGCTTCCCGGACCCCGTGGTGGTGCACACGACGGACGGCATGCTCCTGTCGGTGAACCCGGCCATGGCCAACTACCTGGGCTACCAGGACCCGGCGGAGCTGCTGGGCCGGCACCTGCTGGGCCTGGTGCGCCGCGAGGACCAGGAGGTGGCGCGCCGCCACCTGGAGGAGGCGCAGGACGGAGCGCTGGCGGCCCGCTCGCACGAGGTGCCCCTGGTGCGCCGCGACGGGCAGGTGGTGAGCGCGGACCTGGTGACGCTGGGCGTGCTCTTCGACGGCGTGCCCGCGCGCGTGACGGTGGCGCGCGACTTCACCGAGCGCAAGCGCATGCAGGCGCAGCTCATGCTGGGGGACCGCCTGGCCTCCATGGGCATGCTGGCCGCGGGCATCGCGCACGAGCTGAACAACCCGCTGTCCTACGTGCTCTCCAACCTGGAGTTCCTGCACCGCGCGCTGGGCCCCATGCCCCGGCCCCTGGGCACCGAGGAGCTGCTGGAGTACCAGCAGGTGCTGGACGACGCGCGCGAGGGCTCCGAGCGGATGCGGCAGATCGTCCGCCAGCTCAAGGTCTTCTCCCGCGTGGACGACGCGCACGAGGAGGCGGTGGACGTGCACCGCGTGCTCGACTCCGTGGCGCAGATGGCCGCGAGTGAGATCCGCCCGCGCGCCCGGCTGGTGAAGCAGTACGGCACCGTGCCGACGGTGCGCGCCAACGAGGGCAAGCTGTTCCAGGTGTTCCTCAACCTGGTCATCAACGCCGCGCACGCCATTCCGGAAGGCTTCACGGACGAGCACGAGATCCGGCTCATCACCCGCGTGGACGACGACGGCCGCATCCTGGTGGACGTGCGCGACACGGGCCGGGGCATCGCGCCGGAGCTGCTGCGCCGCATCTTCGACCCCTTCTTCACCACCAAGGCACCGGGCCAGGGCACCGGCCTGGGCCTGTCCATCTGCGACACCATCGTGCGCGCGCTGGGCGGCAGCATCGCGGCGGAGTCCACGCCGGGCCACGGCGCCACCTTCCGCGTCACCCTGCACGCCTCGCGGCCTTCACGCGCGGCCTGA
- a CDS encoding DapH/DapD/GlmU-related protein yields the protein MDLEAQRREQHKLRLSWMPWLYFSLKPRHREWAEAWQREVQDRLRALETVEIAEGCFIAPEARIFAEPGRTVRIGPGCSIGADAFVHGPVVLGPRVSLNARVSLDGGACGIRIGEGSRIATGATLYAFDHGLAPDRPVREQPVTSKGIVIGQDVWVGANAGITDGVTVGDHAVIGMGAVVTRDVPPWAIVGGVPARLLGDRRQRPRSGIPGGWEPPDSEGNP from the coding sequence GTGGACCTGGAAGCGCAACGCCGTGAACAGCACAAGCTGCGGCTGTCGTGGATGCCGTGGCTCTACTTCAGTCTCAAGCCGCGCCACCGCGAGTGGGCCGAGGCCTGGCAGCGCGAGGTGCAGGACCGCCTGCGCGCGCTGGAGACGGTTGAAATCGCCGAAGGATGTTTCATTGCTCCGGAGGCGCGCATCTTCGCGGAGCCCGGCCGCACGGTGCGCATTGGACCGGGGTGCAGCATTGGCGCGGATGCCTTCGTGCACGGGCCGGTGGTGCTGGGGCCGCGCGTCAGCCTCAACGCGCGCGTCAGCCTGGACGGCGGCGCGTGCGGCATCCGCATCGGCGAGGGCAGCCGCATCGCCACCGGCGCGACGCTCTACGCCTTCGACCACGGGCTGGCGCCGGACCGCCCCGTGCGGGAGCAGCCCGTCACGTCGAAGGGCATCGTGATCGGCCAGGACGTCTGGGTGGGCGCCAACGCGGGCATCACCGACGGCGTCACCGTGGGTGACCACGCGGTGATTGGAATGGGCGCTGTCGTCACCCGCGACGTGCCCCCGTGGGCCATCGTCGGTGGAGTGCCTGCCCGCCTGCTTGGAGACCGGCGTCAACGCCCGCGTTCCGGAATCCCCGGGGGCTGGGAGCCCCCTGACTCCGAGGGAAACCCTTGA